A genomic window from Bradyrhizobium lupini includes:
- a CDS encoding AraC family transcriptional regulator: MDAAKTSGIFIHQYAGLPHGPAFEHWRERTFGACGLDIGPSRGDSIDCRLQVSVVDNIALAIPEGASAQYSRTQSHLADGSHDLVLIAAHAGLVRVGQNGHAVELAPAQMVLVDMGITGTVGHTEEDRFTTIRMPRRALLEINPRAEDKLSQLLSDGALAETILRYHSLAAHHAPHLDAVGQRLTAQHMVDLVGLLLGTDAEHASLARGRGHAAARLDLMRADVMAALGRNDLCLSEIATRSGLSPRQAQRLFEQAGTTFTEFVLEQRLLQARKLLSDPRARTRKISDIAHSSGFSDLSYFNRAFRKRFAATPSELREA, from the coding sequence ATGGATGCAGCGAAAACGTCGGGCATCTTCATTCACCAATATGCGGGGCTGCCACACGGCCCGGCCTTCGAGCATTGGCGCGAGCGGACTTTCGGGGCCTGCGGCCTCGATATCGGGCCGAGCCGAGGCGATAGCATCGATTGCCGGCTCCAGGTCAGCGTGGTCGACAATATCGCGCTCGCCATTCCCGAAGGCGCCTCCGCGCAATATTCACGCACCCAGAGCCATCTTGCCGACGGCAGCCACGATCTCGTCCTGATCGCCGCGCATGCGGGCCTCGTCCGCGTCGGGCAGAACGGCCATGCCGTGGAGCTTGCGCCCGCGCAAATGGTGCTCGTCGACATGGGCATCACCGGCACCGTCGGCCACACCGAGGAAGATCGCTTCACCACCATCCGCATGCCGCGCCGCGCGCTGCTCGAGATCAATCCGCGCGCCGAGGACAAGCTGTCGCAACTGCTCTCGGACGGCGCGCTCGCCGAGACGATCTTGCGCTACCACTCCCTTGCCGCCCATCATGCGCCGCATCTCGACGCCGTCGGCCAGCGCCTCACCGCGCAGCACATGGTCGATCTCGTCGGCCTCCTGCTCGGCACCGACGCCGAACATGCAAGTCTCGCGCGCGGGCGAGGTCATGCGGCGGCCCGTCTCGATCTCATGCGCGCCGACGTGATGGCTGCGCTTGGCCGCAACGATCTCTGCCTGTCCGAGATTGCCACGCGCTCCGGCTTGAGCCCGCGCCAGGCACAGCGTCTGTTCGAGCAGGCAGGAACGACCTTCACCGAGTTCGTGCTGGAACAGCGCCTGCTGCAGGCGCGCAAGCTGCTCAGTGATCCCCGCGCCAGGACCCGCAAGATCAGCGACATCGCGCATTCGTCAGGCTTCTCCGATCTGTCCTATTTCAACCGCGCCTTCCGCAAGCGCTTTGCCGCGACGCCGTCGGAACTGCGCGAGGCCTGA
- a CDS encoding copper-binding protein, which translates to MNRIIRIAAALALAVGLATGALAAQGAAISGEVKKIDEGAGKITLKHGPAKNLGMDEPMTMIYRVKDPAVLKQVKVGDKVTFEAEEATSGYTVTRMEKAK; encoded by the coding sequence ATGAACCGCATCATCCGTATCGCCGCCGCGCTGGCGCTGGCCGTCGGCCTTGCCACAGGTGCCCTGGCAGCCCAGGGCGCCGCGATCAGCGGCGAGGTCAAGAAGATCGACGAGGGCGCCGGCAAGATCACGCTCAAGCACGGGCCCGCGAAGAACCTCGGCATGGATGAACCCATGACCATGATCTACCGCGTCAAGGACCCGGCCGTGCTCAAGCAGGTGAAGGTCGGCGACAAGGTGACTTTCGAAGCCGAAGAGGCGACTTCGGGCTATACGGTGACCCGGATGGAGAAGGCGAAGTAG
- a CDS encoding copper oxidase: MFSRRGFLGSAALAGASVVSGRAQAASIPEAPHMDKVVMQPPLHPVSGPDYRPVVTLNGWSLPFRMNGDWKEFHLVAEPVVREFAEGMKVNLWGYNGQSPGPTIEAVEGDKVRIFVTNRLPEYTTVHWHGMIIPSGMDGVGGLTQPHIQPGKTFVYEFEMRKSGTFMYHPHSDEMVQMAMGMMGMVVVHPRDPSFRAVDRDFVFVMSTYRVDPGTYLPKVNEMTDFNMWTWNARVFPGIDPLPVRLGDKVRVRIGNLSMTNHPIHLHGHSFAVTCTDGGWIPESAQYPETTTDVPVGAVRVFDVLADNPGDWAFHCHKSHHTMNAMGHDMRNMIGVSRKDLAKAVGKLAPDGMAMGSTGMAMGNMEMPAPDNTLPMMTGTGQFGPIEMGGMFTVMKIREGLARDDYRDPGPYQFPQGTVAYEVTPPAPEPVRQQPGGPPMKNMKM; encoded by the coding sequence ATGTTTTCCCGCCGAGGATTTTTGGGTAGCGCCGCGCTCGCCGGCGCATCCGTCGTCAGCGGCCGCGCCCAGGCCGCCTCGATTCCGGAAGCCCCGCACATGGACAAGGTCGTAATGCAGCCGCCGCTGCACCCCGTCAGCGGGCCGGACTATCGACCCGTCGTCACGCTGAACGGCTGGTCGCTGCCGTTCCGGATGAACGGCGACTGGAAGGAATTCCATCTCGTTGCCGAGCCCGTGGTGCGCGAATTCGCCGAGGGCATGAAGGTGAATTTGTGGGGCTATAACGGCCAGTCACCGGGCCCGACGATCGAGGCCGTCGAGGGCGACAAGGTCCGCATCTTCGTGACCAACAGGCTGCCCGAATACACCACCGTGCACTGGCACGGCATGATCATTCCCAGCGGCATGGACGGTGTCGGCGGACTTACCCAGCCGCACATCCAGCCGGGAAAAACCTTCGTCTACGAGTTCGAGATGAGGAAGAGCGGGACCTTCATGTACCATCCGCATTCGGACGAGATGGTGCAGATGGCGATGGGCATGATGGGCATGGTCGTCGTGCATCCGCGCGACCCGAGCTTTCGGGCCGTGGACCGCGACTTCGTCTTCGTCATGAGCACCTATCGCGTCGATCCCGGCACTTATCTGCCGAAGGTCAACGAGATGACCGACTTCAACATGTGGACCTGGAATGCGCGGGTGTTTCCCGGCATCGATCCGCTGCCGGTCAGGCTCGGCGACAAGGTGCGCGTGCGCATCGGCAATCTCAGCATGACCAACCATCCGATCCATTTGCACGGCCACAGCTTTGCGGTGACCTGCACCGACGGCGGCTGGATTCCGGAGAGCGCGCAATATCCGGAGACGACGACGGACGTACCGGTCGGCGCTGTCAGGGTGTTCGACGTGCTCGCCGACAACCCCGGCGACTGGGCGTTCCACTGCCACAAGTCGCATCACACCATGAATGCGATGGGACACGACATGCGCAATATGATCGGGGTGTCGCGCAAGGATCTCGCCAAGGCGGTCGGCAAGCTCGCGCCTGACGGCATGGCGATGGGCTCGACCGGCATGGCGATGGGCAACATGGAGATGCCCGCGCCCGACAACACGCTGCCGATGATGACCGGCACCGGTCAGTTCGGCCCGATCGAGATGGGCGGCATGTTCACGGTGATGAAGATCCGCGAAGGCCTCGCGCGGGACGATTATCGCGATCCCGGCCCCTACCAATTCCCGCAGGGCACCGTCGCCTACGAGGTCACGCCGCCGGCCCCGGAGCCCGTGCGGCAACAACCAGGCGGACCGCCGATGAAGAACATGAAGATGTGA
- a CDS encoding plastocyanin/azurin family copper-binding protein produces the protein MKTTIKLGLALAALSTAPALAHDQHGHGTFSAGEPGDPKKPARTIEILLNEMDYAPARIEVKRGEQIRFVLRNVGKEDHEFLLATTKENLAHAVEMKKHPHMEHDDPNGVRLAPSKTAEILWKFSKAGTFEFSCLIPDHRDYGMVGHVTVK, from the coding sequence ATGAAGACGACGATCAAGCTCGGTCTCGCGCTGGCCGCGCTTTCCACCGCGCCGGCCTTGGCCCACGACCAGCACGGGCACGGCACCTTTTCGGCCGGCGAGCCCGGCGATCCCAAAAAGCCCGCGCGCACCATCGAGATCCTGCTGAACGAGATGGACTATGCCCCCGCCAGGATCGAGGTCAAACGCGGCGAGCAGATTCGCTTCGTGCTGCGCAATGTCGGTAAGGAGGACCATGAATTCCTGCTCGCCACCACAAAGGAGAATCTCGCGCATGCGGTGGAGATGAAGAAGCACCCGCACATGGAGCATGACGATCCCAACGGGGTCAGGCTCGCGCCGAGCAAGACAGCCGAGATCCTCTGGAAGTTCAGCAAGGCCGGCACGTTCGAATTTTCCTGCCTGATTCCCGACCACCGCGACTACGGCATGGTCGGCCACGTCACCGTGAAGTAA
- a CDS encoding sigma-70 family RNA polymerase sigma factor, which yields MLTPAELVGLIGAMAQGDQAAFERLYVATRAKLYGVVLRILRRQDLAEEVIQETYVKIWNSAGQFNPALASPITWMASIARNRAIDIVRKKTEVSIEEEPQAMEVASDSPDPLARREMTEELKRLLECIGRLEPDRQRLVLLAYYNGWSREQLAEKFAAPVNTVKTWLRRSMMDIRECLGL from the coding sequence ATGCTGACGCCAGCAGAGCTGGTCGGGCTGATTGGGGCGATGGCGCAGGGCGATCAGGCCGCGTTCGAGCGCCTCTACGTCGCCACGCGCGCGAAACTCTATGGCGTCGTGCTCCGTATCTTGCGCCGACAGGATCTCGCAGAGGAGGTCATTCAGGAGACCTACGTCAAGATCTGGAACAGCGCCGGCCAGTTCAATCCCGCTCTCGCGTCGCCGATCACATGGATGGCGTCGATCGCGCGCAACCGCGCCATCGACATCGTGCGCAAGAAGACGGAAGTCTCCATCGAGGAAGAGCCCCAGGCGATGGAAGTCGCAAGCGACAGCCCCGATCCGCTGGCGCGGAGGGAGATGACCGAGGAATTGAAGCGGCTGCTGGAATGTATCGGCCGGCTCGAGCCGGACCGTCAGAGGCTCGTGCTTCTCGCCTATTACAACGGCTGGAGCCGCGAGCAATTGGCGGAGAAATTCGCGGCGCCCGTCAACACGGTGAAGACGTGGCTTCGGCGCAGCATGATGGATATTCGCGAATGTCTCGGGCTATGA
- the flhA gene encoding flagellar biosynthesis protein FlhA, which produces MVDVTAGQGVGSTNAGFPTLAEVGNILKRGDIALALGVLTILVVLILPLPAIVLDLFLAISITLSILILMTSLFIQAPLEFSAFPTVLLISTMLRLSLNMASTRLILSHGHEGTDAAGHVIEAFGSFVMGGNFVIGIIVFAILIIVNFVVITKGSGRIAEVAARFHLDAMPGKQMAIDADLSAGLIDETVAKQRRKDLEDESGFFGAMDGASKFVRGDAIAGLLIVFINVVGGMIIGVAQQGLSFADAGRSYTLLTVGDGLVTQVPALIVSTAAGLLVSKAGVSGAADKALMKQFSGYPQALAMSAAVMLVLAALPGIPTLPFLALGSGAGALAWHARNRNRATARAEEVAKTAPAPGTPGAAGSAAAEEPISAALKIDDLKIELGYALLPLVNGPDGTDRLTEQIKALRRSLAIEMGFVMPAVRILDNVQLEANTYIIKIKEVDAGTGKIWPNQFMVMDPGGSQVQVPGIHTTEPTFGLPATWVDASLKEEASLKGYTVVDAATVLSTHLTELLKANMSDLLSYGEVQKLLKELPKEQGELVKDIVPGQVTVSGIQRVLQLLLAERISIRDLSTILEGIADSLAFSRNPATMVEHVRARLARQICAQNTSYSGYLPLIALSARWEQAFAESIIGQGEERSLAMQPSKLSEFMTGVRDAFERAAREGEAPVLVTSAAIRPFVRSLVERFRAQTTVLSQAEIHPRARLKTVGSI; this is translated from the coding sequence ATGGTCGACGTCACCGCAGGACAGGGCGTAGGCAGCACGAACGCCGGTTTCCCGACCCTTGCCGAAGTCGGCAACATCCTCAAGCGCGGCGATATCGCGCTCGCGCTCGGCGTTCTCACCATCCTGGTGGTGCTGATCCTTCCGCTGCCTGCGATAGTGCTGGACCTGTTCCTGGCGATTTCGATCACACTCTCGATCCTGATCCTGATGACGTCGCTGTTCATCCAGGCGCCGCTGGAATTCTCCGCTTTTCCGACCGTTCTGCTGATCTCGACCATGCTGCGGCTGTCGCTCAACATGGCCTCGACCCGCCTGATCCTGTCGCACGGGCACGAGGGCACGGATGCCGCCGGTCATGTCATCGAAGCCTTCGGCAGCTTCGTGATGGGCGGCAATTTCGTCATCGGTATCATCGTCTTCGCCATCCTGATCATCGTCAACTTCGTCGTCATCACCAAGGGTTCGGGCCGTATCGCCGAAGTCGCGGCACGCTTCCACCTCGACGCCATGCCCGGCAAGCAGATGGCGATCGACGCCGACCTCTCCGCCGGCCTGATCGACGAGACGGTCGCCAAGCAGCGGCGGAAGGATCTGGAGGACGAGAGCGGCTTCTTCGGCGCCATGGACGGTGCCTCCAAATTCGTCCGCGGCGATGCCATCGCCGGCCTCCTGATCGTCTTCATCAACGTCGTCGGCGGCATGATCATCGGCGTGGCGCAGCAGGGTCTGTCCTTTGCCGATGCCGGCCGCAGCTACACGCTGCTGACCGTCGGTGACGGCCTCGTCACCCAGGTGCCGGCGCTGATCGTTTCGACCGCGGCCGGCCTGCTCGTCTCCAAGGCCGGCGTGTCCGGCGCCGCCGACAAGGCGTTGATGAAGCAGTTCTCCGGATATCCGCAGGCGCTCGCAATGTCCGCGGCGGTCATGCTGGTGCTGGCGGCCCTGCCGGGCATCCCGACCCTTCCCTTCCTGGCGCTCGGCTCCGGCGCCGGTGCGCTCGCCTGGCACGCCCGCAACCGCAACCGGGCGACTGCCAGGGCTGAGGAAGTCGCGAAGACCGCACCTGCGCCGGGAACGCCGGGCGCAGCCGGCTCCGCTGCGGCGGAGGAGCCGATCTCCGCGGCGTTGAAGATCGACGATCTCAAGATCGAGCTCGGCTATGCCCTGCTGCCGCTGGTCAATGGCCCCGACGGCACCGACCGCCTCACCGAGCAGATCAAGGCGCTTCGCCGCTCGCTCGCGATCGAGATGGGTTTTGTGATGCCCGCCGTGCGCATCCTCGACAACGTCCAGCTCGAAGCCAACACCTACATCATCAAGATCAAGGAGGTCGACGCCGGCACCGGCAAGATCTGGCCGAACCAGTTCATGGTCATGGACCCCGGCGGCAGCCAGGTGCAGGTGCCCGGCATCCACACCACCGAGCCGACCTTCGGCCTGCCCGCAACCTGGGTCGATGCCAGCCTCAAGGAGGAGGCCTCGCTCAAGGGCTATACCGTCGTCGACGCCGCGACCGTGCTCTCGACCCACCTCACCGAGCTGCTCAAGGCCAACATGTCGGACCTGCTCTCCTATGGCGAGGTGCAGAAGCTGCTCAAGGAGCTGCCGAAGGAGCAGGGCGAGCTGGTCAAGGACATCGTGCCCGGACAGGTCACCGTCTCCGGCATCCAGCGCGTGCTGCAGCTGCTGCTCGCCGAGCGCATCTCGATCCGCGACCTCTCGACCATCCTCGAAGGCATCGCCGACTCGCTCGCCTTCTCGCGCAATCCGGCCACCATGGTCGAGCACGTCCGCGCCCGCCTGGCGCGGCAGATCTGTGCGCAGAACACCTCTTACAGCGGCTACCTGCCGCTGATCGCGCTGTCGGCCCGTTGGGAACAAGCCTTCGCCGAATCCATTATCGGCCAAGGCGAGGAGCGCAGCCTCGCGATGCAGCCCTCGAAGCTGTCGGAGTTCATGACCGGCGTGCGCGACGCCTTCGAGCGCGCGGCGCGTGAAGGCGAGGCCCCGGTGCTGGTCACCTCTGCGGCAATTCGTCCCTTCGTGCGTTCCCTGGTCGAGCGGTTCCGGGCCCAGACGACCGTGCTGTCGCAGGCTGAAATCCACCCCAGGGCGAGGTTGAAAACGGTCGGAAGCATCTGA
- a CDS encoding NAD(P)/FAD-dependent oxidoreductase yields MARIVVLGAGFAGLWAAIGAARKREEIGAAGGDIEIRVIDRNPYHNIRVRNYEADLSEVALPLPQLLDPIGVSHGIGEVEAIDPVRREISLVTDGGDETLAYDRLVLALGSEVMRPDIPGLAEHAFDVDTYAAALRLEDHLNSLGRSAPSPGRSTIVVVGAGFTGIEVAAEMPDRLARAGITGSRRIILVDPNPVVGATIGAHARPVIDTALAALDVETRLGVRVVSVEAAGLRLSSGEFIPTRTVIWCAGMRASPLAASFPDARDRLGRLLVDPMMRVADVGGVFAAGDVASSVVDGLHPTVMSCQFARPMGRFAGHNVVADLAGLPMLPLRIDWYVTVLDLGGWGALYTEGWDREVRATGAAAKATKQTINRKRIYPPLSGSKDELFAAAVPTVQAPPPTYGAR; encoded by the coding sequence ATGGCGCGTATCGTCGTGCTCGGCGCCGGGTTTGCAGGTCTGTGGGCGGCCATCGGTGCCGCACGCAAGCGCGAGGAGATCGGCGCGGCCGGCGGTGACATCGAGATTCGTGTCATCGATCGCAATCCCTATCACAACATCCGCGTCCGCAATTACGAGGCCGACCTCAGCGAGGTCGCGCTTCCGCTGCCGCAGCTGCTCGATCCGATCGGCGTCAGTCACGGGATCGGCGAGGTCGAAGCCATCGATCCGGTACGGCGCGAGATTTCGCTGGTGACGGATGGCGGCGACGAGACGCTGGCTTATGACCGGCTGGTGCTGGCGCTCGGCAGCGAAGTGATGCGTCCGGACATTCCCGGCCTTGCCGAGCATGCTTTCGATGTCGACACTTATGCAGCAGCGCTCCGCCTCGAGGATCATCTCAATTCGCTCGGACGCAGCGCGCCTTCGCCGGGGCGCTCGACGATCGTCGTGGTCGGCGCCGGCTTCACCGGTATCGAGGTCGCGGCCGAGATGCCCGACAGGCTGGCGCGCGCCGGCATTACCGGCAGCCGCCGCATCATCCTGGTCGATCCCAATCCGGTGGTGGGCGCCACGATCGGCGCACATGCACGTCCCGTCATTGATACGGCGTTGGCCGCGCTCGACGTCGAGACACGGCTTGGCGTCCGCGTCGTCTCCGTCGAGGCCGCCGGCCTGCGCCTGAGCTCGGGCGAGTTCATTCCGACACGGACGGTGATCTGGTGTGCCGGGATGCGCGCGAGCCCCTTGGCGGCGAGCTTCCCGGACGCACGCGATCGCCTTGGGCGGCTTCTGGTCGATCCCATGATGCGGGTCGCGGATGTCGGCGGCGTGTTCGCGGCCGGCGACGTCGCCTCGAGCGTGGTCGACGGCTTGCATCCAACCGTGATGTCCTGCCAGTTCGCGCGTCCCATGGGCCGCTTCGCCGGCCACAATGTGGTCGCCGATCTCGCGGGCCTGCCGATGCTGCCGCTGCGGATCGACTGGTACGTGACCGTGCTCGATCTCGGCGGCTGGGGCGCGCTCTACACGGAAGGGTGGGACCGCGAAGTCCGCGCCACCGGCGCGGCCGCGAAGGCAACCAAGCAGACGATCAACCGCAAGCGCATCTATCCGCCGTTGTCGGGCAGCAAGGACGAGCTATTCGCTGCGGCAGTCCCAACCGTGCAGGCGCCGCCGCCGACGTATGGGGCGCGGTAG
- a CDS encoding anti-sigma factor, with amino-acid sequence MAYTEDHIALAAEYALGTLDAGERAQVETMMAVDKAFADVVQAWAFRLGVLNQMVGSIEPRPIVWENIRSELARTGFAQDPPALPDAAPPPPVPEYSSPDTVPPQVPSENMQQPPPPPEAEQPAPARLETDAIPDVVPLFMPQVHAPDPEVARAPPPPVADNSNVIRLEGRVKRWRTIASAVGALAAALLVTLSLQIFLPDALPGGLRPVPRIQTVEVKTPAPLPASSQYVALLQGQGGGPAFILTIDGATKNFTVRKVGATPEPGKSFELWLISDKLPRPRSLGVIGAGDFTARPVLGSYDADVVNGATYAVTLEQAGGSPNGQPTSAPVFSGKLIETVPSSQPQAPAKK; translated from the coding sequence ATGGCCTATACGGAGGACCATATCGCGCTCGCCGCGGAATATGCGCTCGGCACGCTCGACGCCGGCGAGCGCGCGCAGGTCGAGACCATGATGGCGGTGGACAAGGCGTTCGCCGATGTCGTGCAGGCGTGGGCATTCCGGCTCGGCGTCCTCAACCAGATGGTCGGCTCGATCGAGCCGCGGCCGATCGTGTGGGAGAACATCAGGTCCGAGCTCGCGCGGACAGGCTTTGCGCAGGATCCGCCAGCACTGCCGGACGCAGCGCCGCCGCCACCTGTGCCGGAATATTCCTCGCCCGACACCGTGCCTCCGCAGGTGCCGTCGGAGAATATGCAGCAACCGCCGCCGCCTCCCGAAGCGGAGCAGCCTGCCCCGGCGCGACTTGAGACCGATGCGATTCCCGACGTCGTGCCGCTATTCATGCCGCAGGTCCACGCGCCGGACCCGGAGGTCGCGCGTGCGCCACCGCCGCCGGTTGCCGACAACAGCAACGTGATCCGGCTCGAGGGCCGCGTGAAGCGCTGGCGCACCATCGCATCCGCCGTCGGCGCGCTCGCGGCCGCGCTGCTCGTGACGCTGTCGCTTCAGATCTTCCTGCCCGACGCGCTGCCGGGCGGCTTGCGACCGGTACCGCGCATCCAGACCGTCGAGGTGAAGACACCGGCGCCGCTCCCGGCGTCGTCGCAATATGTCGCCCTGTTGCAGGGCCAGGGCGGAGGTCCCGCCTTCATCCTCACCATCGACGGCGCGACCAAGAACTTTACGGTGCGTAAAGTGGGCGCGACACCGGAGCCCGGCAAGAGTTTCGAGCTCTGGCTGATCTCCGACAAGCTGCCGCGTCCGCGTTCGCTCGGCGTGATCGGCGCCGGCGATTTCACCGCACGACCGGTGCTCGGCTCGTACGATGCCGACGTTGTCAACGGCGCGACCTACGCCGTCACGCTCGAGCAGGCGGGCGGTTCGCCCAACGGCCAGCCGACCTCGGCGCCGGTGTTTTCCGGCAAGCTGATCGAAACCGTGCCATCGTCACAGCCGCAGGCGCCCGCGAAGAAGTAG